Proteins encoded together in one Cydia pomonella isolate Wapato2018A chromosome 10, ilCydPomo1, whole genome shotgun sequence window:
- the LOC133522465 gene encoding chaoptin-like isoform X2, which produces MAARVLLALALVAPRRAAHAPCVAAPLCLCADDRFTCDAVQFHRFPNTEVNVRHVSVWGARLGALDDSALDARVLQTLVLVACRLGALQPAALASMRETLASLDLGHNELTEVPHEALRDLKVLNWLNLQHNFISDLDGVEWGGLVDTLTSLSLSNNRLTWLSAGSLRPLRVLTTLELDGNRIRAVDAGALPRALMTLRLSDNLLREPPTLAALPRLQHLTLRDNLIHTSNELKTDVQLHAHLHTLDLTHNDLDDDFSLELGVRLQLKNLLLDLNDFTALPAFVFECSRLEKLSVSHNRLTAIPDTLNALASDLRQLDLDYNELLALPLAMIELVRLRRLSVAYNRLRVVPSLPPRLYALSLAGNDLIIFPEGLMNLEAGTLTHLDLGYNRIAHVGASTFGAWATGLDTLSLRGNRLTALLPGAFPPLRLRELALSFNELYSLSSEALSPLRALSVLELSGALAGGSLPRAPAAAWLALDNNDIRRVSAADLRAHPLLEHLNLDFNKIVEFPSDSNGWGNASLKLRELRLAYNHISIINGEFLTMLSELQSVDLSYNRMVNVSERTFAHLNNLVFVGLAGNDIECIAAGAFRSLPRLQALELQYNHVERFATDVFEHVASDVPNLSVNASHNRISVLAGGGTASISVLDLSYNALEILPAAFFEGVALNLRRLLLAHNRVVVLDTLGSLPRLAVLSLRENGLEVVRRRALASTPALEELDLTRNRLAILQPEQFRALRRLRVLRLAMNQLRGIPPGAFAGTLLEALDLRDNRLSSPPAAAIGAVGFTLRRLELGGNELARLDTAALAGAGFLRELGLARASLRVLPDAVLAGLGKLRRLDLSHNLLVTNYRELLHPVPLLRRLSLAGSGLRAVPVLPLPALRELDLSGNAIVACREEDLRALPELRALNLSNNRLTMLQSGAWVMLPRLAVLDVSHNPLPSIDGLDGLGRLLQLRIQGLHVFELERHVFRSLLSLRELELDVGRSSVGAALAGAPQVQALILHVLVDVLDGQVVGVDARKLRAVELRGSVRVLSARALAPLARARALALRLRGSRVGALPALAALSRVPALGLELAGNALAALAPAALYPNLTGWNTRATKLLSGGLVVQEAGLRCGCGAAWLGAWLRRWTREVGGGARAALRAARRSTCAARGGARALLQLEVDAAACRARALSARASTARAPTLAALAALALRAARA; this is translated from the exons atGGCGGCGCGCGTGCTGCTCGCGCTGGCGCTGgtggcgccgcgccgcgccgcgcacgcgcCGTGCGTCGCCGCGCCGCTCTGTCTGTGCGCTGATGACCGCTTCACCTGCGACGCTGTGCAGTTTCACCGGTTCCCCAACACAG AGGTTAACGTGCGGCACGTGTCGGTGTGGGGCGCGCGGCTCGGCGCGCTGGACGACTCGGCGCTGGACGCGCGCGTGCTGCAAACCCTCGTGCTCGTCGCATGCCGGCTGGGCGCGCTGCAGCCTGCTGCGCTCGC GTCGATGCGAGAAACGCTGGCATCCTTGGATCTGGGCCACAACGAGCTCACGGAGGTCCCCCACGAGGCGCTTCGGGACCTGAAGGTGCTCAACTGGCTTAATTTGCAACA TAACTTTATTAGCGACCTGGACGGCGTGGAATGGGGCGGGCTGGTGGACACGTTGACCAGCCTGTCTCTGAGCAACAACCGTCTGACTTGGCTGAGCGCCGGCTCACTACGCCCACTGCGAGTTCTCACAACGCTAGAACTGGACGGAAACAGGATCCGCGCGGTGGATGCCGGCGCGTTACCACGAGCCCTTATGACCCTACGTCTGTCCGATAACTTGCTGCGCGAGCCACCAACCCTCGCCGCGCTACCGCGCCTCCAGCACCTCACACTCCGCGACAACCTCATACACACCTCCAATGAACTTAAAACCGATGTGCAACTACATGCACACTTGCACACGCTCGACCTCACTCACAATGATCTAGATGATGACTTTAGCTTGGAGCTAGGCGTAAGGTTACAGTTAAAAAATTTGCTGCTGGACCTGAATGATTTTACGGCATTGCCGGCTTTTGTCTTTGAGTGCAGCCGTTTGGAAAAGCTATCGGTGTCACATAATCGACTTACAGCGATACCAGATACACTTAATGCACTTGCGAGTGATCTGCGTCAGTTAGATTTAGATTACAATGAGCTGCTTGCGTTGCCCTTGGCAATGATTGAGCTGGTGAGACTGCGCAGGTTGTCAGTCGCATACAACCGGCTGCGGGTGGTGCCGTCGTTGCCACCGCGACTTTACGCGCTGTCGCTGGCCGGAAACGACTTAATAATTTTTCCAGAAGGCCTGATGAATTTGGAGGCGGGGACGCTTACACACTTGGATCTCGGCTACAACCGCATCGCGCACGTGGGAGCGAGTACGTTCGGTGCATGGGCAACGGGGCTGGATACGCTGAGTTTGCGCGGCAACAGATTAACAGCGCTGTTGCCAGGCGCTTTCCCGCCGCTGCGCTTGCGTGAACTAGCGCTCAGCTTCAACGAACTTTATTCTCTGTCATCGGAAGCGTTATCTCCGTTGCGTGCGTTATCCGTGCTGGAGTTATCGGGCGCACTGGCGGGAGGGTCCCTGCCGCGCGCACCAGCCGCCGCGTGGCTCGCGCTCGACAACAACGACATCCGCCGCGTGTCGGCCGCCGACCTGCGCGCGCACCCGCTCCTCGAACATCTCAACCTTGACTTCAACAAGATAGTGGAATTCCCGAGCGACTCTAATGGTTGGGGCAACGCTTCGCTTAAACTGAGAGAGCTAAGACTAGCCTATAATCATATCAGCATCATCAACGGGGAGTTTCTGACGATGCTATCAGAATTACAAAGCGTGGACTTGTCTTATAACCGCATGGTGAACGTGAGCGAACGGACTTTTGCACATTTAAATAACCTAGTGTTTGTAGGCCTCGCGGGGAATGACATAGAGTGTATTGCGGCGGGGGCATTCCGCTCGCTTCCTCGGTTGCAAGCTCTGGAACTGCAGTACAATCACGTGGAAcgttttgccaccgacgttttCGAGCACGTTGCAAGTGATGTGCCTAACTTGTCTGTAAACGCTAGCCACAATCGGATTTCAGTGCTAGCAGGAGGAGGTACCGCGTCTATTAGCGTGTTAGATCTGTCGTACAATGCGCTCGAAATTCTGCCTGCTGCATTTTTCGAAGGCGTGGCGTTGAATCTGCGGCGACTGCTGCTAGCGCACAACCGGGTAGTGGTGTTGGATACGTTAGGTTCTCTGCCGCGGCTGGCCGTGCTCAGCCTACGCGAGAACGGGCTGGAGGTGGTGCGGCGGCGCGCACTCGCGTCCACGCCTGCCCTGGAAGAACTCGACTTGACGCGTAACCGTCTGGCTATCTTACAACCTGAACAGTTCCGAGCATTACGGCGGCTACGCGTGCTGCGTTTAGCCATGAACCAGTTACGGGGAATTCCGCCGGGTGCATTCGCAGGCACGCTTCTAGAAGCGCTCGATTTACGTGACAATCGGTTAAGCAGTCCACCGGCTGCCGCGATCGGCGCGGTGGGCTTCACGCTGCGTCGACTGGAGCTCGGCGGGAACGAACTGGCGAGGTTAGACACGGCCGCGCTCGCCGGCGCCGGATTCTTGCGTGAGCTGGGTCTAGCGCGCGCATCTTTGCGCGTGCTACCCGACGCGGTGCTTGCCGGTCTCGGAAAATTACGGCGTCTGGACTTGTCACACAACCTGCTAGTTACTAACTATCGGGAGCTGCTGCACCCAGTGCCGCTGTTGCGACGGCTGTCGCTGGCGGGCTCGGGACTGCGTGCGGTGCCGGTGCTGCCGCTGCCGGCGCTGCGTGAGCTCGACCTCAGCGGGAACGCCATCGTCGCTTGCCGCGAGGAAGACTTGCGTGCGCTACCTGAACTGCGAGCGCTGAATCTTTCCAACAACCGTTTGACGATGCTACAAAGTGGCGCGTGGGTAATGTTGCCTAGACTGGCGGTGCTGGATGTGTCGCACAACCCGCTGCCGTCAATAGACGGTCTGGACGGTTTGGGACGGTTGCTTCAATTACGTATACAAGGCTTGCACGTGTTTGAGCTCGAACGTCATGTGTTCCGATCGCTGCTATCTCTGCGTGAACTCGAGCTGGACGTTGGGCGGTCGTCGGTCGGTGCAGCGTTGGCTGGTGCGCCTCAGGTTCAAGCGTTGATACTGCACGTGCTTGTGGATGTGTTAGACGGGCAGGTGGTAGGAGTTGATGCGCGTAAGCTGCGCGCCGTGGAGCTGCGTGGAAGCGTGCGCGTGTTGTCGGCGCGTGCGCTGGCTCCGTTGGCGCGCGCGCGGGCGCTGGCGCTGCGGCTGCGCGGGTCGCGCGTGGGCGCGCTGCCGGCGCTGGCGGCGCTGTCGCGCGTGCCGGCGCTGGGGCTTGAGCTGGCCGGCAACGCGCTGGCCGCGTTGGCGCCCGCCGCGCTCTACCCCAACCTCACCGGCTGGAACACGCGGGCCACGAAGCTGCTATCTG GCGGGCTGGTGGTGCAGGAGGCAGGACTGCGGTGCGGCTGCGGCGCGGCGTGGCTGGGCGCGTGGCTGCGTCGGTGGACGCGCGAGGTTGGAGGCGGCGCGCGGGCAGCACTGCGCGCCGCGCGGCGGTCCACGTGCGCGGCGCGGGGCGGTGCGCGCGCGCTGCTGCAGCTGGAG GTGGATGCCGCAGCATGCCGCGCGCGCGCGTTGTCCGCTCGCGCGAGCACAGCGCGCGCTCCCACGCTGGCCGCGCTGGCTGCACTGGCGCTCCGAGCGGCGCGAGCGTAA
- the LOC133522465 gene encoding chaoptin-like isoform X1: MAARVLLALALVAPRRAAHAPCVAAPLCLCADDRFTCDAVQFHRFPNTEVNVRHVSVWGARLGALDDSALDARVLQTLVLVACRLGALQPAALASMRETLASLDLGHNELTEVPHEALRDLKVLNWLNLQHNFISDLDGVEWGGLVDTLTSLSLSNNRLTWLSAGSLRPLRVLTTLELDGNRIRAVDAGALPRALMTLRLSDNLLREPPTLAALPRLQHLTLRDNLIHTSNELKTDVQLHAHLHTLDLTHNDLDDDFSLELGVRLQLKNLLLDLNDFTALPAFVFECSRLEKLSVSHNRLTAIPDTLNALASDLRQLDLDYNELLALPLAMIELVRLRRLSVAYNRLRVVPSLPPRLYALSLAGNDLIIFPEGLMNLEAGTLTHLDLGYNRIAHVGASTFGAWATGLDTLSLRGNRLTALLPGAFPPLRLRELALSFNELYSLSSEALSPLRALSVLELSGALAGGSLPRAPAAAWLALDNNDIRRVSAADLRAHPLLEHLNLDFNKIVEFPSDSNGWGNASLKLRELRLAYNHISIINGEFLTMLSELQSVDLSYNRMVNVSERTFAHLNNLVFVGLAGNDIECIAAGAFRSLPRLQALELQYNHVERFATDVFEHVASDVPNLSVNASHNRISVLAGGGTASISVLDLSYNALEILPAAFFEGVALNLRRLLLAHNRVVVLDTLGSLPRLAVLSLRENGLEVVRRRALASTPALEELDLTRNRLAILQPEQFRALRRLRVLRLAMNQLRGIPPGAFAGTLLEALDLRDNRLSSPPAAAIGAVGFTLRRLELGGNELARLDTAALAGAGFLRELGLARASLRVLPDAVLAGLGKLRRLDLSHNLLVTNYRELLHPVPLLRRLSLAGSGLRAVPVLPLPALRELDLSGNAIVACREEDLRALPELRALNLSNNRLTMLQSGAWVMLPRLAVLDVSHNPLPSIDGLDGLGRLLQLRIQGLHVFELERHVFRSLLSLRELELDVGRSSVGAALAGAPQVQALILHVLVDVLDGQVVGVDARKLRAVELRGSVRVLSARALAPLARARALALRLRGSRVGALPALAALSRVPALGLELAGNALAALAPAALYPNLTGWNTRATKLLSGGLVVQEAGLRCGCGAAWLGAWLRRWTREVGGGARAALRAARRSTCAARGGARALLQLEVSGVAASQADEVGGSDQHCGDLHAKRRVVHARSFSWI, from the exons atGGCGGCGCGCGTGCTGCTCGCGCTGGCGCTGgtggcgccgcgccgcgccgcgcacgcgcCGTGCGTCGCCGCGCCGCTCTGTCTGTGCGCTGATGACCGCTTCACCTGCGACGCTGTGCAGTTTCACCGGTTCCCCAACACAG AGGTTAACGTGCGGCACGTGTCGGTGTGGGGCGCGCGGCTCGGCGCGCTGGACGACTCGGCGCTGGACGCGCGCGTGCTGCAAACCCTCGTGCTCGTCGCATGCCGGCTGGGCGCGCTGCAGCCTGCTGCGCTCGC GTCGATGCGAGAAACGCTGGCATCCTTGGATCTGGGCCACAACGAGCTCACGGAGGTCCCCCACGAGGCGCTTCGGGACCTGAAGGTGCTCAACTGGCTTAATTTGCAACA TAACTTTATTAGCGACCTGGACGGCGTGGAATGGGGCGGGCTGGTGGACACGTTGACCAGCCTGTCTCTGAGCAACAACCGTCTGACTTGGCTGAGCGCCGGCTCACTACGCCCACTGCGAGTTCTCACAACGCTAGAACTGGACGGAAACAGGATCCGCGCGGTGGATGCCGGCGCGTTACCACGAGCCCTTATGACCCTACGTCTGTCCGATAACTTGCTGCGCGAGCCACCAACCCTCGCCGCGCTACCGCGCCTCCAGCACCTCACACTCCGCGACAACCTCATACACACCTCCAATGAACTTAAAACCGATGTGCAACTACATGCACACTTGCACACGCTCGACCTCACTCACAATGATCTAGATGATGACTTTAGCTTGGAGCTAGGCGTAAGGTTACAGTTAAAAAATTTGCTGCTGGACCTGAATGATTTTACGGCATTGCCGGCTTTTGTCTTTGAGTGCAGCCGTTTGGAAAAGCTATCGGTGTCACATAATCGACTTACAGCGATACCAGATACACTTAATGCACTTGCGAGTGATCTGCGTCAGTTAGATTTAGATTACAATGAGCTGCTTGCGTTGCCCTTGGCAATGATTGAGCTGGTGAGACTGCGCAGGTTGTCAGTCGCATACAACCGGCTGCGGGTGGTGCCGTCGTTGCCACCGCGACTTTACGCGCTGTCGCTGGCCGGAAACGACTTAATAATTTTTCCAGAAGGCCTGATGAATTTGGAGGCGGGGACGCTTACACACTTGGATCTCGGCTACAACCGCATCGCGCACGTGGGAGCGAGTACGTTCGGTGCATGGGCAACGGGGCTGGATACGCTGAGTTTGCGCGGCAACAGATTAACAGCGCTGTTGCCAGGCGCTTTCCCGCCGCTGCGCTTGCGTGAACTAGCGCTCAGCTTCAACGAACTTTATTCTCTGTCATCGGAAGCGTTATCTCCGTTGCGTGCGTTATCCGTGCTGGAGTTATCGGGCGCACTGGCGGGAGGGTCCCTGCCGCGCGCACCAGCCGCCGCGTGGCTCGCGCTCGACAACAACGACATCCGCCGCGTGTCGGCCGCCGACCTGCGCGCGCACCCGCTCCTCGAACATCTCAACCTTGACTTCAACAAGATAGTGGAATTCCCGAGCGACTCTAATGGTTGGGGCAACGCTTCGCTTAAACTGAGAGAGCTAAGACTAGCCTATAATCATATCAGCATCATCAACGGGGAGTTTCTGACGATGCTATCAGAATTACAAAGCGTGGACTTGTCTTATAACCGCATGGTGAACGTGAGCGAACGGACTTTTGCACATTTAAATAACCTAGTGTTTGTAGGCCTCGCGGGGAATGACATAGAGTGTATTGCGGCGGGGGCATTCCGCTCGCTTCCTCGGTTGCAAGCTCTGGAACTGCAGTACAATCACGTGGAAcgttttgccaccgacgttttCGAGCACGTTGCAAGTGATGTGCCTAACTTGTCTGTAAACGCTAGCCACAATCGGATTTCAGTGCTAGCAGGAGGAGGTACCGCGTCTATTAGCGTGTTAGATCTGTCGTACAATGCGCTCGAAATTCTGCCTGCTGCATTTTTCGAAGGCGTGGCGTTGAATCTGCGGCGACTGCTGCTAGCGCACAACCGGGTAGTGGTGTTGGATACGTTAGGTTCTCTGCCGCGGCTGGCCGTGCTCAGCCTACGCGAGAACGGGCTGGAGGTGGTGCGGCGGCGCGCACTCGCGTCCACGCCTGCCCTGGAAGAACTCGACTTGACGCGTAACCGTCTGGCTATCTTACAACCTGAACAGTTCCGAGCATTACGGCGGCTACGCGTGCTGCGTTTAGCCATGAACCAGTTACGGGGAATTCCGCCGGGTGCATTCGCAGGCACGCTTCTAGAAGCGCTCGATTTACGTGACAATCGGTTAAGCAGTCCACCGGCTGCCGCGATCGGCGCGGTGGGCTTCACGCTGCGTCGACTGGAGCTCGGCGGGAACGAACTGGCGAGGTTAGACACGGCCGCGCTCGCCGGCGCCGGATTCTTGCGTGAGCTGGGTCTAGCGCGCGCATCTTTGCGCGTGCTACCCGACGCGGTGCTTGCCGGTCTCGGAAAATTACGGCGTCTGGACTTGTCACACAACCTGCTAGTTACTAACTATCGGGAGCTGCTGCACCCAGTGCCGCTGTTGCGACGGCTGTCGCTGGCGGGCTCGGGACTGCGTGCGGTGCCGGTGCTGCCGCTGCCGGCGCTGCGTGAGCTCGACCTCAGCGGGAACGCCATCGTCGCTTGCCGCGAGGAAGACTTGCGTGCGCTACCTGAACTGCGAGCGCTGAATCTTTCCAACAACCGTTTGACGATGCTACAAAGTGGCGCGTGGGTAATGTTGCCTAGACTGGCGGTGCTGGATGTGTCGCACAACCCGCTGCCGTCAATAGACGGTCTGGACGGTTTGGGACGGTTGCTTCAATTACGTATACAAGGCTTGCACGTGTTTGAGCTCGAACGTCATGTGTTCCGATCGCTGCTATCTCTGCGTGAACTCGAGCTGGACGTTGGGCGGTCGTCGGTCGGTGCAGCGTTGGCTGGTGCGCCTCAGGTTCAAGCGTTGATACTGCACGTGCTTGTGGATGTGTTAGACGGGCAGGTGGTAGGAGTTGATGCGCGTAAGCTGCGCGCCGTGGAGCTGCGTGGAAGCGTGCGCGTGTTGTCGGCGCGTGCGCTGGCTCCGTTGGCGCGCGCGCGGGCGCTGGCGCTGCGGCTGCGCGGGTCGCGCGTGGGCGCGCTGCCGGCGCTGGCGGCGCTGTCGCGCGTGCCGGCGCTGGGGCTTGAGCTGGCCGGCAACGCGCTGGCCGCGTTGGCGCCCGCCGCGCTCTACCCCAACCTCACCGGCTGGAACACGCGGGCCACGAAGCTGCTATCTG GCGGGCTGGTGGTGCAGGAGGCAGGACTGCGGTGCGGCTGCGGCGCGGCGTGGCTGGGCGCGTGGCTGCGTCGGTGGACGCGCGAGGTTGGAGGCGGCGCGCGGGCAGCACTGCGCGCCGCGCGGCGGTCCACGTGCGCGGCGCGGGGCGGTGCGCGCGCGCTGCTGCAGCTGGAGGTGAGTGGCGTGGCTGCGTCACAGGCTGACGAGGTTGGCGGGAGCGACCAGCACTGCGGCGATCTACATGCGAAGCGTAGAGTGGTACATGCGCGCAGCTTCAGCTGGATTTGA